In the genome of Natronomonas salina, the window GCCTCCATGAACAGCATGAGGCCGTAGAACTGGCTCTGGCGGGTGTCGACGGGCGTCCACGCGCTGAGGATGGCCAGCGACGTCAGCACCGTCGAGAGGACGACCAGCGGCAGCGAGATGCCGTCCAGCCCCATGTGGTAGTTCACCGAGTAGACGCCGAGGGTGAGCCACTCGGCGAACGTCTCGAAGGCGATGTCTCCGCCGAGCAGAGCGTTGCCGCTGCCGTCGAAGACCGCGTACATGTACAGCGAGACGACGACGGGCAGCAGCGAGACCGCGAAGGCGGCCTTGTGGGCGAAGCGGTTCGGCACCAGCCAGACGGCCAGCGCGCCGACGAGACAGATGGCGATGAGGGCCTCGACTAACATCTAGAACCACCCCCCGAGCAGCGCGAAGCCGACGAGCAGCGCCAGCAGGCTCAGCGCGATCGCGGCGGCGTAGTTCGTGACTGTGCCGGTCTGGATGCGACGCAGGCGGTCGCCGGAGAACAGGCTCACGCTGGAGACCGCGTTGACCCCACCGTCGATGACGCCCTGGTCGAACGTGTCGGCTGCGCGGGAGACGCGGACGGTGAGCCCCTCGGCGAGCCAGACCTGGTACTCGTCCTGGTAGTAGTTGTGCATGAGAAGCGTGTGTAGACCGCCAAGTTTCTCCGTGTGCCGGGCCGGAGCGGCACCGCGGTAGAGCGCGAACGCGGCGAGCGCGCCGGCGACCGCCAGCCCGAGGCTGAGCCCGGCGCTGACCAGCAGGGTGACGGTCTCGCCGCCACCGACGTAGCCGCTCGAGTAGCCGGCGAACTCGCCGGTGAGGTCGCCGTAGTGGTGGGCGCTCGTCAGCAGCTCCTCGGCGCCCTCGCTGTCGAGGAAGTCGTGCAGGAACTCGGTGTGGACGCCGGTGAGCTTCTGGATCGGCACCGGGTTGATGAAGCCGGCGACGACCGCGAGGACCCCGAGGACGCTCAGCGGGAACTTGACGTTCCAGCGGACGGCGTGGGGGTTCTCGGCGGTGTCGGTCCGTGGGTCGCCGTGGAACGTGAGCAGGACCATCCGGATGGTGTAGAACCCGGTGACGAAGACGGCGAGCAGGCCCATCGCCCACGCACCGAGCAGCAGCGGGCTCCCGCCCAGGCCGTGGACGAGCGACTCGTAGAGCACCTCGTCCTTCGACCAGAAGCCGGCGAACGGGAAGATGCCGGCGAGCGCGAGCGAGCCGGCGAGGAACGTGAGGTACGTCACGCGCATCTCGTCCTTCAACCCGCCCATGTTCCACATGTCCTCGTCGTGGTGCATCGCGATGATGACCGAGCCGGCACCGAGGAACAGCAGCGCCTTGAAGATGGCGTGGGTGGTGAGGTGGAAGAACGCGGCGACGTAGCCGCCCGACCCGAGCGCGAGCATCATGTAGCCGTACTGGCTGATCGTCGAGTACGCCAGCACCTGCTTGATCTCGTTCTTCACGATGCCCATCGTCGCGGCGAACAGCGCGGTGAAGCCGCCGACGAAGGCGATGATCGCCAGTACCGTCGGCAGCAGCGCGTAGAAGCCGTACATCCGCGCGACGAGGAAGACGCCGGCGGCGACCATCGTCGCGGCGTGGATGAGCGCGGAGACGGGGGTCGGACCCTCCATGGCGTCCGGCAGCCACGTGTGGAACGGGAACTGCGCGGACTTGCCCATCACCCCGCCCAGCACTAGCAGCCCGAGGACCGAGAACCACGTCTGGGCGTCGAGGCCGAAGAAGGACTCACCGCCGCCAAGGGCCTCCTCGGCGAGCGCCGGGAAGCCCTCCGGCCCCGCGAACTGCGCGGTGCCGAAGGTCACGAGGACGCCGACGACGCCGATGAGGAAGAAGTAGTCACCGAACCGGGTGACCAGGAACGCCTTCTTCGCGGCCGACGGCGGCGCGTCCTCGCGGAACCAGAAGCCGATGAGGAGGAACGAGCACAGCCCCACCAGCTCGAAGAACATGAACGCCATCAGGAGGTTGTCCGAGAAGACGAAGGCGAGCATGCTCGCGGTGAACAGCCCGAGGCCGGCGTAGTAGCGGGGCAGCCCCGTCTCGCCCTCGTCGTTCATGTAGCCCAGCGAGAAGATGTGGACGAGGAACGCGATGAGCGAGACGATGACCAGCATCGCGGCCGACAGCGGGTCGATCAGCAGGCCGAACGTCAGGTCGAACGCCTCGCTGGCGTCCACGAACGTGTACAGCGTCTCGTTGTACGTCTCCCCGGTCAGGACGACGGTGCCGAGGACGACCAAGGAGAGCCCCAGCGACATCGCCGTCGCGATGATCCCCGAGAGGGCCCCCCGCTTCGGCAGCCACTTGCCCGCGAGCAGTGCGACCAGGAACGACGCGAACGGCAGCGCGGCGATCGCCGGCGCGTATGCGAATACTCCTGCCATCTTACCACCTCAGTGTAGTCGCTTCGGTCACGTCGACGTTATCGAAGTTGCGGTGCAGCACCAGGATGATACCGATGCCGATGGCGACCTCGGCGGCGGCCAGCGCCATCGTGAACAGGGCGAACACCTGCCCGGTGATGTTCTCCCAGTAGAAGGCGAACGCGACGAGGTTGATGTTCGCCGCGTTCAGCATGAGCTCGACGCTCATCAGGAACATCAGGGCGTTCCGGCGGGTCAGCACGCCGAAGAGCCCGGTGCAGAAGACGGCCGCCGACAGCACGAGGTAGTACTCGGCCGGGACGGTTCCGAGCACCATCAGGAATCACCCTCCTCGTCCCGCGTGGCGAGCATGACGGCGCCGTCGAGGGCCGCGTCCAGCACGACGGCGATGGTGATGAACGCCACCAGGAAGCCCTCGCTCGCGATGTCGGCGCCCGGGAGGTTGAACATCGCGTAGCCGATCGAGCGCGTGATCGACCCGTCGGCGAACCCCTCGGCGGTCCCGAAGCCGCTCGTGAGGAACACCGCCGCGAGGAAGCCGAACAGGCCGAGCGCCAGGACGCCGACGACCTTGTTCCCCCCGTAGAGTCGCGGTCGCGTCGTCATGGTAGTGCCTCCTGCTCGGGTGCTTGATCCCGGCGGACGAACATGACGGCGAAGGTGATCAGGACGAGCACCCCACCGACGTACACGAGCACCTGCATCGCCGCCAGGAACTCGGCTTGCAACATCACGTAGTGGACCGCGACGGAGAGCAGCGCGACGCCCAGCAGGAGCGCCGAGTGCCACACGTCCCGGACCAACACGACGCCCAGCGCCGCCCCGACCGTCACCAGAGCGAACAGCAGGAACGCCAGTGTCTCGTACGGTACTACAGCCATTGTTTACCCCTGCAGTCGGGTTCCCTTTGAAGATTTCCTTATGCTCTCGAGTTCCGGGGGCTTTCAGGGTGTCCGTGCGCGCGTGGCGCGGTGCTGAACAGGTCGTAAGTTCGTCTCGGTGACACTTACCGCGAAGTAGTCACGCGCATCCGCACCGAGCGGTAGCGAGGCGCGGGTTCCGGCGGCGAACGAAGTGAGTCGCCGTAGCGCGCGCGGACTGGAGCGGCGCGACCGAAGGGAGCGCCGTAGAAGGAGCACGCGCGCATATTTTCCCCAAGTTTTTGCCGGCCCCCGAGCGCAGCGAGGGGGCCGTGTAAAAAGTGGGTTGCTACTGGTAGTCGACTTCGCCCTCGCCCTCGCCGATCCAGGCGCCGCGGTCGGGTTCGCGGGAGGCGAGAGGGTCGATGTCCTTGTACCACGGGACGTTCTTCAGCTGCTCCTTGTTGTACGCCATCTCGTGTTTCGTGTCCGCGGTGAACTCGAAGTTCTGGGTGAGCAGGATGGCGTCGACGGGGCAGACCTCCTCGCAGAGCCGGCAGTAGATGCACTGGCCGACGTGGAGGTTGTACTGCTCGCCGTTGCGCTGCTCGTCGGTGACGATCTGGATGGTGTCGTTCGGGCAGACGTTCTCGCACTGGCGACACCAGATGCAGCGCTCCTGGGAGAACTTGTGGACGCCGCGGAACCGCGGGGAGACGTCCGGCGTGTCCTCGGGGTACTGGACGGTGAACTTCTCGCCGTCAAGGGCGTGTTTCATGGTCGTTGCCATCGATTTGAGCATTCCGATCATTATGCGATCACTCCGACGATGACGGCAGTCAGCAGGAGGTTCGCGAACGCGAGCACGAGCATCCCCTTCCAGCCGATCTCGATCGCCTGGTCGACGCGGACGCGCGGCAGCGCCGAGCGGGCCCACTGCGTGAACAGGAACACCGCCCAGATCTTGATAATGAACCACAGGATGCCCGGCAGGACGGGCCCGGCGGGGCCGCCGAGGAACAGCGTCGCGATGATGGCGCCCCCGAGGAAGATGTGGATGAACTCCCCGAGGTACACCAGCACGAAGTAGACGCTGGAGTACTCCGTCTGGTATCCGGCGACGATCTCGGTCGGCGCCTCCGGCGTGTCGAAGGGGTTCCGGCCGATCTCCATGAGGTTCGCGACCAGGAACAGCACGAACGCGAAGGGGTTGACGAAGGCGAACCACGCCGGGATGGCGACGCCGCCGACGGTGAACAGGGTCTCCGCCTGCGCCGCGACGATCTCGCTCATCTGCAGCGACCCGGCGAACAGGACGACCGAGGCGGCGATGAGGACCAGCGGGATCTCGTAGGCGAGGTTCTGCGCGACGGCGCGGAGCCCGCCCAGCAGCGAGTACTTGTTGTTCGACGCGTACCCGGCCATCACGAGGCCGAGCGATGCCATCGAGGCGACGGCGAAGACGTAGACGAGGCCGATCTCGGGG includes:
- a CDS encoding NADH-quinone oxidoreductase subunit J, whose product is MAVVPYETLAFLLFALVTVGAALGVVLVRDVWHSALLLGVALLSVAVHYVMLQAEFLAAMQVLVYVGGVLVLITFAVMFVRRDQAPEQEALP
- the nuoL gene encoding NADH-quinone oxidoreductase subunit L produces the protein MAGVFAYAPAIAALPFASFLVALLAGKWLPKRGALSGIIATAMSLGLSLVVLGTVVLTGETYNETLYTFVDASEAFDLTFGLLIDPLSAAMLVIVSLIAFLVHIFSLGYMNDEGETGLPRYYAGLGLFTASMLAFVFSDNLLMAFMFFELVGLCSFLLIGFWFREDAPPSAAKKAFLVTRFGDYFFLIGVVGVLVTFGTAQFAGPEGFPALAEEALGGGESFFGLDAQTWFSVLGLLVLGGVMGKSAQFPFHTWLPDAMEGPTPVSALIHAATMVAAGVFLVARMYGFYALLPTVLAIIAFVGGFTALFAATMGIVKNEIKQVLAYSTISQYGYMMLALGSGGYVAAFFHLTTHAIFKALLFLGAGSVIIAMHHDEDMWNMGGLKDEMRVTYLTFLAGSLALAGIFPFAGFWSKDEVLYESLVHGLGGSPLLLGAWAMGLLAVFVTGFYTIRMVLLTFHGDPRTDTAENPHAVRWNVKFPLSVLGVLAVVAGFINPVPIQKLTGVHTEFLHDFLDSEGAEELLTSAHHYGDLTGEFAGYSSGYVGGGETVTLLVSAGLSLGLAVAGALAAFALYRGAAPARHTEKLGGLHTLLMHNYYQDEYQVWLAEGLTVRVSRAADTFDQGVIDGGVNAVSSVSLFSGDRLRRIQTGTVTNYAAAIALSLLALLVGFALLGGWF
- a CDS encoding complex I subunit 1/NuoH family protein: MIPAQTRTPLPDAIGDLLGFGTEMTTGQEILTSLLGAALVGTLMLAMTAVAGPWAKRKITAAFTDRYAVNRLGPAGLLIIVADALRMLSKELIVPEDVDRPAWDLAPVVIASTALLGFAVIPMGNGIHLADPEIGLVYVFAVASMASLGLVMAGYASNNKYSLLGGLRAVAQNLAYEIPLVLIAASVVLFAGSLQMSEIVAAQAETLFTVGGVAIPAWFAFVNPFAFVLFLVANLMEIGRNPFDTPEAPTEIVAGYQTEYSSVYFVLVYLGEFIHIFLGGAIIATLFLGGPAGPVLPGILWFIIKIWAVFLFTQWARSALPRVRVDQAIEIGWKGMLVLAFANLLLTAVIVGVIA
- the nuoK gene encoding NADH-quinone oxidoreductase subunit NuoK gives rise to the protein MVLGTVPAEYYLVLSAAVFCTGLFGVLTRRNALMFLMSVELMLNAANINLVAFAFYWENITGQVFALFTMALAAAEVAIGIGIILVLHRNFDNVDVTEATTLRW
- a CDS encoding NADH-quinone oxidoreductase subunit J, which translates into the protein MTTRPRLYGGNKVVGVLALGLFGFLAAVFLTSGFGTAEGFADGSITRSIGYAMFNLPGADIASEGFLVAFITIAVVLDAALDGAVMLATRDEEGDS
- a CDS encoding NuoI/complex I 23 kDa subunit family protein, coding for MIGMLKSMATTMKHALDGEKFTVQYPEDTPDVSPRFRGVHKFSQERCIWCRQCENVCPNDTIQIVTDEQRNGEQYNLHVGQCIYCRLCEEVCPVDAILLTQNFEFTADTKHEMAYNKEQLKNVPWYKDIDPLASREPDRGAWIGEGEGEVDYQ